In Gossypium arboreum isolate Shixiya-1 chromosome 5, ASM2569848v2, whole genome shotgun sequence, a single genomic region encodes these proteins:
- the LOC108451573 gene encoding LRR receptor-like serine/threonine-protein kinase EFR: MLSGLFYQFNFPFPTFFFLALFRLAIMNYNTCFHLLLALFIPCSVLCLAMTARNLNSDQFALLEFKDRIAGPQNVLANNWTASTSVCNWIGVSCGILHKRVIALNLTSMNLRGTIPPHLGNLSFLLSLDLSSNNLYGLLPKELGQLHRLKILRLSLNSLNGEIPSWLGNLHRVRRLQMENNNFTGTIPQTLVNISNLEILNMGFNQLFGQAPSSIFKISSLKFISLFRNSLSGDLPNDMCQHLPKLEVLHLSLNEFSGSIPSSLGKCSNLKYFSLYFNQFTGIIPRSIGNLTRLEELDLGLNNLEGSLPNDLCHLCPKLEGLYLDANELSGNIPSSIGECYKLQMLSLLENKFSGLIPKSIFNSTVARKRVKE; the protein is encoded by the exons ATGCTCTCTGGGCTATTTTATCAATTCAACTTCCCTTTtcctacttttttttttcttgcctTATTCCGTCTTGCAATCATGAACTACAACACTTGCTTTCATCTTCTTTTAGCTTTATTCATACCATGTTCCGTACTTTGCTTGGCTATGACAGCCAGGAACCTCAACTCCGATCAGTTTGCGCTTCTCGAGTTTAAGGATAGAATTGCTGGTCCTCAAAATGTCTTGGCAAACAATTGGACGGCCTCTACCTCTGTTTGTAATTGGATTGGTGTTTCATGTGGCATCCTCCATAAAAGAGTTATAGCTTTGAATCTTACAAGCATGAATCTTAGGGGTACTATCCCTCCACACCTTGGAAATCTTTCATTTCTACTTTCTCTCGACTTGAGTAGCAATAATTTATATGGCCTTCTACCTAAAGAATTGGGCCAATTGCATCGTTTGAAGATCTTACGATTAAGCCTCAACAGTCTTAATGGGGAAATTCCATCATGGCTTGGGAACTTACACAGAGTTCGAAGGTTGCAAATGGAAAATAATAACTTTACAGGCACAATCCCTCAAACACTTGTTAACATTTCCAATCTAGAGATCTTGAATATGGGATTCAATCAATTATTTGGCCAGGCTCCATCTTCCATCTTCAAGATTTCTTCTCTGAAGTTTATTAGTCTTTTCAGGAATAGCCTATCAGGTGATTTGCCTAATGATATGTGTCAACATCTTCCCAAGCTTGAAGTGCTTCATTTGAGTTTGAATGAATTTTCTGGTAGCATTCCATCAAGTTTAGGCAAATGCAGCAACCTTAAATATTTCTCGTTGTACTTCAATCAATTTACGGGAATCATTCCAAGAAGTATTGGAAATCTGACTAGACTTGAAGAATTAGATTTGGGGTTGAATAACTTAGAAG GTAGTTTGCCTAATGATTTGTGTCACCTATGTCCCAAGCTTGAAGGGCTTTACTTGGATGCAAATGAATTATCTGGTAATATTCCATCAAGTATAGGTGAATGTTACAAGCTTCAGATGCTAAGtttattagaaaataaattcagtGGGCTGATTCCGAAAAGTATTTTTAATTCAACtgttgcgcggaagcgtgtgaaagagtaa
- the LOC108451574 gene encoding receptor kinase-like protein Xa21, with translation MIEAPKLNVLSLHRNKLRGNIPNSILNASMLKLLDLGDNFFSGPIPETFGNLRHLEWFRIANNYLTMGSTINNEWTFLSSLTNCKNLTRVDISENPLNGTLPTNIGNLSASLIYFYAIDCELKGNIPMEIGNLSNLLLLQLDHNKLSGFIPTSIGGMRNLQGLDLSFNKLGGPILESLCGLERLYDMSLGLNKLHGSIPSCFGNITSLRYLYLNSNKLSSAIPSTLWKLKDILEVDLSSNYLNNSHALDVGDLKSLLKLNLSRNLFTGDILSTFGGLQTLVFLDLSNNILHGHIPESFGGLISLTFLDLCNNNLSGVIPKSLEKLLYLKYFNVSLNRLEGEIPTKGCFSNFPSTSFMQNYALCGPPRLLVPPCKNDIRKNSKMGVLHDLRISHAELSRATSGFDEHNMLGSGSFGYVYKGRLSDGMEVAIKVFNLQIEGAFRSFDIECEAMRNIVHRNLVKVITCCSNVDFKALVLGFMSNGNLEKWLHSNSCFLDIIQRINIMVDVAAALEYLHSGHPTPIIHCDLKPSNILLDEDMVAHVGDFGIAKLLGEGDVVKQTMTLATIGYMAPGEFWSFFNDYFSCMSIYSNKHIRNNSGLLMLEMQNLDQRELFL, from the exons ATGATCGAGGCTCCAAAGCTGAATGTTCTTTCGCTGCATCGAAATAAACTTCGCGGAAACATTCCCAACTCTATCTTAAATGCTTCCATGCTTAAGCTTCTAGACTTGGGAGATAACTTCTTCTCTGGCCCAATTCCTGAAACATTTGGTAACTTACGACACCTTGAATGGTTCCGAATAGCAAACAACTATTTGACCATGGGATCTACTATAAATAATGAGTGGACCTTTCTTTCTTCTTTGACAAATTGCAAGAATTTGACAAGAGTAGATATTTCAGAAAATCCTTTGAATGGCACTCTTCCTACTAATATTGGGAACCTTTCAGCATCGCTTATATACTTTTACGCTATTGATTGTGAGCTTAAAGGCAATATTCCAATGGAAATAGGTAACTTAAGCAACCTATTGCTTTTACAACTTGACCATAATAAATTAAGTGGTTTTATTCCGACATCAATTGGAGGAATGAGAAATCTCCAAGGTCTAGATCTTTCCTTTAATAAATTAGGAGGGCCTATCTTAGAAAGCCTCTGTGGTTTGGAGAGACTATACGATATGTCTTTAGGGTTGAATAAGCTGCATGGATCCATACCCTCTTGTTTTGGTAATATTACTTCTTTGAGATATCTTTATTTAAATTCCAACAAATTGAGTTCTGCAATACCCTCAACTTTGTGGAAACTTAAAGATATATTAGAAGTAGATTTATCATCAAATTACCTTAACAATTCACATGCTCTTGATGTTGGAGATTTGAAGAGTCTGCTGAAACTAAATTTATCAAGGAATCTTTTCACAGGAGATATTTTGTCCACATTTGGGGGTCTTCAAACTTTGGTTTTCTTAGATTTATCAAATAATATACTACATGGTCATATCCCCGAATCATTTGGTGGTTTGATTAGTTTGACATTTTTGGATTTATGCAATAACAATCTCTCTGGAGTCATTCCCAAATCTTTGGAAAAGCTTTTATATCTTAAGTATTTTAACGTGTCTTTAAATAGACTTGAAGGGGAAATTCCTACCAAAGGATGTTTTTCAAACTTTCCGAGCACATCATTCATGCAGAATTATGCACTTTGTGGTCCACCAAGATTGCTAGTCCCACCTTGCAAAAATGACATCCGCAAAAATTCCAAGATGGGTGTATTGCATGATTTGAG AATTTCACATGCCGAACTTTCACGGGCAACTAGTGGATTTGACGAGCACAATATGCTTGGTTCAGGAAGTTTTGGATATGTATATAAAGGGAGGCTTTCAGATGGAATGGAAGTTGCAATAAAAGTTTTCAATCTGCAAATAGAAGGAGCATTTAGGAGTTTTGACATTGAATGTGAAGCTATGCGTAACATAGTTCATCGTAATCTTGTCAAGGTCATTACTTGCTGCTCCAATGTTGACTTCAAAGCCTTGGTGCTTGGTTTCATGTCTAATGGAAATCTTGAGAAATGGTTACATTCAAACAGTTGTTTCCTTGATATCATACAAAGGATCAACATAATGGTAGATGTTGCGGCTGCTCTAGAATATCTCCATAGTGGACATCCAACACCTATAATTCATTGTGACCTAAAACCAAGCAATATTCTACTAGATGAAGACATGGTTGCTCATGTGGGAGATTTTGGCATTGCGAAATTGTTGGGAGAAGGTGATGTAGTGAAGCAAACCATGACTCTTGCAACTATTGGTTATA